The following proteins come from a genomic window of Rattus norvegicus strain BN/NHsdMcwi chromosome 8, GRCr8, whole genome shotgun sequence:
- the Usp19 gene encoding ubiquitin carboxyl-terminal hydrolase 19 isoform X5 has translation MSAGTSATGPRRGPPGLEEATSKKKQKDRANQEMSMPRKEPTKDELLLDWRQSSDEVVVKLRVGTGPICLEEVDAAFTDTDCVVRLPDGRQWGGVFFAEIQSSCTKVQTRKGGLLQLALPKKVPLLTWPSLLKKPLGTQELVPGLRCQENGQELSPIALEPGSEPRRAKQEARNQKRAQGRGEVGSGASPGAQAGPSAKRAVHLCRGPEGEGSMDGPGPQGDAPSFLSDSATQVEAEEQLHVPPVNPQTSLLGSEKNLALLTVEKTVSPRSDSVSPVMIRNRDPEKDDHFKEEMAVGADPAALADEPESMVNLAFVKNDSYEKGPDSVVVHVYVKESRRDTSRVLFREQDFTLIFQTRDGNFLRLHPGCGPHTIFRWQVKLRNLIEPEQCTFCFTASRIDICLRKRQSQRWGGLEAPATRGAVGGAKVAVPTGPTPLDSTPPGGGPLPLTGQEEARAVEKEKPKARSEDSGLDGVVARTPLEHVTPKPEPHLASPKPTCMVPPMPHSPVSGDSVEEDEEEEKKVCLPGFTGLVNLGNTCFMNSVIQSLSNTRELRDFFHDRSFEAEINYNNPLGTGGRLAIGFAVLLRALWKGTHQAFQPSKLKAIVASKASQFTGYAQHDAQEFMAFLLDGLHEDLNRIQNKPYTETVDSDGRPDEVVAEEAWQRHKMRNDSFIVDLFQGQYKSKLVCPVCAKVSITFDPFLYLPVPLPQKQKVLPIYYFAREPHSKPIKFLVSVSKENSSASEVLESLSQSVHVKPESLRLAEVIKNRFHRVFLPSHSLDAVSPTDVLLCFELLSPELAKERVVVLEVQQRPQVPSIPISKCAACQRKQQSEDEKLKRCTRCYRVGYCNQFCQKTHWPDHKGLCRPENIGYPFLVSVPASRLTYARLAQLLEGYARYSVSVFQPPFQPGRMALESQSPGCTTLLSTSSLEAGDSEREPIQPSELQLVTPVAEGDTGAHRMWPPADRGPVPSTSGISSEMLASGPMEGCSLLAGERVSRPEAAVPGYQHSRESVSAHTPQFFIYKIDASSREQRLEDKGDTPLELGDDCSLALVWRNNERLQEFVLVASKELECAEDPGSAGEAARAGHFTLDQCLNLFTRPEVLAPEEAWYCPQCKQHREASKQLLLWRLPNVLIVQLKRFSFRSFIWRDKINDLVEFPVRNLDLSKFCIGQKEEQLPSYDLYAVINHYGGMIGGHYTACARLPSDRSSQRSDVGWRLFDDSTVTTVDESQVVTRYAYVLFYRRRNSPVERPPRAAHAEHHPDLGPAAEAAASQASRIWQELEAEEEMVPEGPGPLGPWGPQDWVGPPPRGPTTSDEGCLRYFVLGTVAALVALVLNVFYPLVSQSRWR, from the exons ATGTCTGCTGGCACCAGTGCTACAGGCCCAAGGAGGGGGCCTCCGGGATTGGAGGAGGCAACTAgtaagaagaaacagaaggatcgAGCAAACCAGGAAA TGTCCATGCCTCGAAAGGAGCCCACCAAAGATG AACTGTTGCTCGATTGGAGACAGAGTTCAGATGAGGTGGTTGTTAAGCTGCGCGTGGGAACAGGTCCCATATGTCTGGAGGAAGTAGATGCTGCTTTCACAGACACGGACTGTGTGGTGAGGCTTCCAG ATGGTCGGCAGTGGGGTGGTGTCTTCTTTGCTGAAATACAAAGTTCTTGTACCAAAGTGCAGACTCGCAAGGGTGGTCTTCTACAGTTGGCACTACCAAAGAAGGTGCCTCTTCTCACGTGGCCCTCTCTCCTG AAGAAACCTCTAGGGACCCAAGAACTGGTGCCAGGATTGCGGTGCCAGGAGAACGGACAAGAACTGTCTCCCATTGCCCTGGAGCCAGGTTCTGAGCCCCGCAGAGCTAAACAGGAAGCTCGAAACCAGAAGAGGGCCCAGGGCCGTGGTGAGGTAGGCTCAGGGGCTAGCCCTGGGGCACAGGCAGGGCCCAGTGCCAAGAGGGCTGTTCATCTCTGCAGAGGGCCAGAAGGTGAAGGGTCCATGGATGGCCCTGGCCCCCAGGGTGATGCCCCATCCTTCCTGTCCGACTCAGCTACGCAG gttGAGGCTGAGGAGCAGCTCCATGTTCCACCAGTGAACCCTCAAACAAGTCTCTTGGGCTCAGAGAAGAATTTAGCCCTTTTGACAGTAGAGAAGACAGTGTCCCCCAGGAGTGACTCAGTCTCCCCAGTCATGATCCGGAACAGAGACCCTGAGAAAGATGACCATTTCAAAGAGGAGATGGCAGTTGGAGCTGATCCTGCAGCCTTAGCGGATG AACCAGAGTCTATGGTGAACCTGGCATTTGTCAAGAATGATTCGTATGAGAAGGGGCCGGATTCAGTGGTGGTGCACGTGTATGTGAAGGAGAGCCGCAGGGATACCTCTCGAGTACTTTTCCGAGAGCAGGACTTCACGCTGATCTTCCAGACCAG GGATGGAAATTTTCTGAGGCTGCATCCGGGCTGTGGGCCCCACACCATCTTCCGCTGGCAGGTGAAGCTCAG GAACTTGATTGAGCCAGAGCAATGTACGTTTTGTTTCACGGCCTCTCGGATCGATATCTGCCTCCGGAAGCGGCAGAGTCAGCGCTGGGGGGGACTGGAGGCCCCTGCTACACGAG GTGCAGTGGGTGGTGCAAAGGTTGCCGTGCCGACAGGTCCAACCCCTTTGGATTCAACCCCTCCAGGAGGTGGCCCCCTCCCTCTGACTGGCCAGGAGGAAGCCAGGGCTGTAGAGAAGGAAAAACCCAAGGCTCGGTCAGAGGACTCGGGGCTGGATGGTGTGGTGGCTCGCACCCCCTTGGAGCATGTTACCCCAAAGCCAGAACCGCACTTGGCCTCG CCCAAACCCACATGTATGGTGCCTCCAATGCCTCATAGTCCAGTGAGTGGAGATAGTgtggaggaggatgaagaggaagagaagaaggttTGTCTCCCAGGCTTTACTGGCCTCGTCAACTTAGGGAACACCTGCTTCATGAATAGTGTCATTCAGTCTCTGTCCAACACTCGGGAGCTTCGTGACTTCTTCCACG ACCGATCCTTTGAGGCTGAGATTAACTACAATAACCCATTGGGGACTGGTGGGCGTCTGGCTATTGGCTTCGCTGTGCTGCTCCGGGCCCTGTGGAAGGGCACTCACCAAGCCTTTCAACCCTCCAAGCTAAAG GCCATTGTAGCAAGCAAGGCCAGCCAGTTTACAGGCTACGCACAGCATGATGCCCAAGAGTTCATGGCTTTCTTGTTGGATGGGCTGCATGAAGACCTGAATCGGATCCAAAACAAACCCTACACAGAGACTGTGGACTCAGATGGGCGACCTGACGAG GTGGTGGCTGAAGAAGCATGGCAGCGGCACAAGATGAGGAACGACTCATTCATTGTGGACCTGTTTCAGGGCCAGTACAAGTCAAAGCTGGTGTGCCCTGTGTGTGCCAAG GTCTCCATCACTTTTGACCCGTTCCTTTATCTGCCGGTACCCTTGCCACAAAAGCAAAAGGTTCTCCCCATATATTATTTTGCCAGAGAGCCCCATAGCAAACCCATCAAG TTCCTGGTGAGCGTCAGCAAGGAGAACTCCAGCGCAAGCGAAGTTTTGGAGTCCCTCTCTCAGAGTGTCCACGTGAAGCCTGAGAGCCTGCGCCTGGCTGAG GTAATTAAGAATCGTTTCCACCGTGTTTTCTTGCCCTCCCACTCATTGGATGCTGTGTCGCCAACGGACGTGCTCCTGTGCTTTGAGCTGCTATCCCCAGAATTGGCTAAGGAGAGGGTAGTGGTGCTAGAGGTGCAGCAG CGCCCCCAGGTACCCAGCATCCCTATCTCCAAGTGTGCAGCCTGCCAGCGGAAGCAGCAATCAGAAGATGAAAAACTGAAGCGTTGTACCCGTTGCTACCGTGTGGGCTACTGCAACCA GTTCTGTCAGAAAACCCATTGGCCTGACCACAAAGGCCTCTGCCGCCCCGAGAACATTGGCTACCCCTTCCTGGTCAGTGTACCTGCTTCACGCCTCACTTATGCCCGTCTTGCTCAGCTACTAGAAGGTTATGCCCG GTACTCTGTGAGCGTATTCCAACCACCCTTCCAGCCTGGCCGAATGGCTTTGGAatcacagagccctggctgtacCACGTTGCTTTCAACCAGCTCTCTGGAGGCTGGGGATAGTGAAAGAGAACCCATTCAGCCTTCTGAGCTCCAGTTGGTGACTCCTGTGGCTGAGGGGGATACCGGGGCTCACCGCATGTGGCCACCTGCTGATCGGGGTCCTGTGCCTAGCACCAGTGGAATTTCTTCCGAGATGCTGGCCAGTGGGCCTATGGAAGGGTGTTCCTTGCTTGCTGGTGAGAGGGTGTCTCGGCCTGAAG CTGCTGTGCCTGGGTACCAGCACTCACGTGAGTCTGTGAGCGCCCACACGCCCCAgttcttcatctataaaattgATGCGTCAAGCCGTGAGCAGCGGCTGGAGGACAAAG GGGACACTCCACTGGAGCTAGGTGATGACTGTAGCCTGGCTCTGGTGTGGCGGAACAACGAACGCCTTCAGGAGTTTGTGCTGGTGGCCTCCAAGGAGCTGGAGTGTGCTGAAGACCCAGGCTCCGCTGGTGAGGCTGCCCGTGCTGGCCACTTCACCCTGGACCAGTGCCTCAATCTCTTTACACGGCCTGAAGTGCTGGCACCTGAGGAAGCCTG GTACTGCCCACAGTGCAAACAGCATCGAGAGGCCTCCAAGCAGCTGCTGCTGTGGCGCCTACCAAATGTGCTCATCGTGCAGCTCAAGCGTTTCTCCTTTCGTAGCTTCATTTGGCGTGACAAGATCAATGACTTGGTGGAGTTTCCAGTTCG GAACCTGGACTTGAGCAAGTTCTGTATTGGTCAGAAAGAGGAGCAGCTGCCTAGCTATGACCTGTATGCAGTCATCAACCACTACGGAGGCATGATCGGCGGCCACTACACTGCCTGTGCACGGCTGCCCAGTGACCGTAGTAGCCAGCGCAGTGACGTGG GCTGGCGCTTGTTTGATGACAGCACGGTGACAACAGTAGACGAGAGCCAGGTGGTGACACGCTATGCCTATGTGCTCTTCTACCGTCGGCGGAACTCTCCTGTGGAGAGGCCCCCCAGGGCAGCTCACGCTGAACACCACCCAGACCTAGGCCCTGCAGCCGAGGCTGCTGCCAGCCAG GCTTCCCGGATTTGGCAGGAGCTCGAGGCCGAGGAGGAGATGGTGCCCGAGGGGCCTGGGCCTCTGGGTCCTTGGGGGCCCCAAGACTGGGTGGGGCCCCCGCCACGTGGCCCTACCACATCAGACGAGGGCTGCCTCCGATACTTTGTCCTGGGTACCGTGGCGGCTTTGGTGGCCCTTGTGCTCAACGTATTCTATCCTCTGGTATCTCAGAGTCGCTGGAGATGA